The Heyndrickxia vini genome contains a region encoding:
- a CDS encoding YycH family regulatory protein, with translation MRYETMKTIFLVFLVAISIYLTWTLWTFQVNYETINNTETPDTENVEQKELKEIIKPMKIFLHDHNSYSGTTEETEIDRVMNEIGSFKFYDIGTAKRYKGDEFQKTFYGSKKLELYFSDLIPFDTFKGVIHVNDKRVPFEGFDRLVIDISNPAQKATSVYFINTKEKKVFNGSASYTGLQAFVNKINNKMNLYRPYQVYKLNNKKKILLPTSVQTVTRYSYLWDKNDLSIVEKFKDALFPVPKIVEKSQEGNNIEYQDGSSFMRANLDHGSIDFFNPSENPGIVTHSNNLIKRSNDFVNNNGGWKDDFRYFSTDVNKNQVVFRLFKDGIPAFNTEYPDHIADVTLNWGEAQIIYEYERPYINFSSLVPIDNEEVKLPSTEMVLGYLDNLDIDQQKINNLSVGYRLEYDSKQKVMTFEPIWYYEYDGKWLPLMSEDIKGEQHGLE, from the coding sequence ATGAGATACGAAACGATGAAAACAATATTTTTAGTCTTCCTAGTTGCCATCAGTATTTATTTGACATGGACTTTGTGGACATTCCAAGTAAATTACGAAACCATTAATAATACAGAAACACCTGATACGGAAAATGTTGAACAAAAGGAACTAAAAGAAATTATTAAGCCAATGAAAATATTTCTTCATGATCATAATTCATACAGCGGGACAACTGAAGAAACAGAAATTGATCGGGTTATGAATGAGATTGGGAGCTTTAAGTTTTATGACATTGGTACTGCCAAGCGTTATAAAGGTGATGAATTTCAAAAAACTTTTTACGGGTCAAAAAAATTAGAACTTTATTTTTCAGATCTAATTCCTTTCGATACATTTAAAGGTGTTATCCATGTTAATGACAAAAGGGTTCCTTTTGAAGGGTTTGACCGATTGGTGATCGACATTTCCAATCCTGCACAGAAGGCTACATCTGTTTATTTTATTAACACGAAGGAAAAAAAGGTGTTCAATGGATCCGCAAGCTATACTGGCCTACAAGCCTTTGTAAATAAAATTAATAACAAAATGAATCTGTATAGGCCATATCAGGTATATAAGTTAAATAATAAAAAGAAAATTTTATTACCTACTTCCGTACAAACTGTTACGAGATATAGTTATTTGTGGGATAAAAATGATTTATCAATCGTAGAAAAATTCAAAGATGCCTTATTCCCTGTACCCAAAATAGTAGAAAAAAGCCAAGAAGGAAATAATATAGAATATCAAGATGGATCAAGTTTCATGAGAGCAAATTTAGATCATGGATCAATAGATTTCTTTAATCCAAGTGAGAATCCCGGGATTGTTACTCACAGTAATAATCTAATAAAGCGGAGCAATGATTTCGTCAATAATAATGGTGGATGGAAAGATGATTTTCGCTACTTTAGTACGGATGTGAATAAAAACCAAGTGGTTTTTCGCCTTTTCAAAGATGGAATTCCTGCATTTAATACAGAATATCCGGACCATATAGCAGACGTAACACTCAATTGGGGAGAAGCCCAAATCATTTATGAATATGAACGGCCATACATCAATTTTTCTTCACTAGTACCTATAGATAATGAGGAAGTAAAGCTTCCTTCTACCGAAATGGTGTTAGGTTATTTAGATAACCTTGATATTGATCAACAAAAAATTAATAATCTATCGGTTGGGTATCGGTTAGAATATGATTCTAAACAAAAAGTGATGACCTTTGAACCGATATGGTATTATGAGTATGACGGTAAGTGGCTGCCATTGATGTCTGAGGATATTAAGGGGGAGCAGCATGGATTGGAATAA
- a CDS encoding YybS family protein has translation MKKTKMLTEGALMLAVFTILLLIFNYIPFLSLIAVAFLLLPFILYSAKYPLKYSFILLIGGIIISALVGTLLLIPVAIAYGTTGMVIGYSIQKKKSKTFLYIAASIMFLLNTIGQYIVSVVLFKIDILKDTIKMVRESMNKSMQIFEAVDKGTTDQLMDQFNTILNSFTTLLPSLLVIASFLIIWILLSINLPIARRFQIDAPKWNSFRDLQLPRSILWYYLITIILTLILRPEQGDFLNTALANLNFVLQLLMLLQGLSFLFFYSYEKKWPKAIPVLIIIFSFLLFPLQYLIRILGIMDLGFNLRQLIKRKSP, from the coding sequence ATGAAAAAAACAAAAATGTTAACGGAAGGAGCTTTAATGCTCGCTGTTTTCACGATTTTACTTTTGATTTTTAACTATATTCCATTTTTGTCTTTGATTGCAGTTGCCTTTCTATTATTACCGTTCATCCTCTACAGTGCTAAATATCCTTTAAAATATTCGTTTATCCTCTTAATTGGAGGAATTATTATTTCAGCACTTGTAGGAACATTGTTATTAATTCCAGTAGCAATCGCCTACGGTACGACAGGAATGGTTATCGGTTATAGCATTCAAAAGAAAAAGTCAAAAACATTCCTATACATAGCTGCAAGTATCATGTTCTTACTAAATACAATCGGTCAGTATATTGTTTCGGTCGTCCTTTTTAAGATAGACATTTTAAAAGACACAATTAAAATGGTCCGCGAATCAATGAATAAGTCGATGCAAATTTTTGAAGCTGTAGACAAGGGAACAACTGACCAGCTTATGGATCAATTCAATACCATTCTGAATTCGTTTACAACCTTATTACCTAGCTTACTTGTAATAGCTTCCTTCCTTATTATTTGGATATTGTTATCGATTAATTTACCAATTGCAAGGCGTTTCCAAATCGACGCTCCAAAGTGGAATTCCTTTCGGGATTTACAATTACCAAGAAGCATATTATGGTATTATTTAATAACGATTATATTGACGCTTATTCTAAGGCCTGAACAAGGAGATTTTTTAAACACAGCATTAGCTAACTTAAATTTTGTTTTACAATTATTAATGTTACTTCAGGGGCTATCTTTCCTTTTCTTTTATAGCTACGAAAAAAAGTGGCCAAAAGCAATTCCGGTGTTGATTATAATTTTTTCATTTTTACTCTTCCCTCTTCAATATTTAATAAGGATATTAGGTATAATGGATTTAGGTTTTAATTTGCGACAATTAATTAAAAGAAAATCACCATAA
- a CDS encoding adenylosuccinate synthase — MSSVVVVGTQWGDEGKGKITDFLSENAEVIARYQGGNNAGHTIRFHGETYKLHLIPSGIFYKEKISVIGNGMVVDPKALVQELKGLHDRGVSTDNLRISNRAHVILPYHLKIDEMDEERKGANKIGTTKKGIGPAYMDKAARVGIRMADLLDREIFEEKLARNLEEKNRLLERFYETTGFSLEEILDEYYEYGQQIKQYVCDTSVVLNDALDEGRRVLFEGAQGVMLDIDQGTYPFVTSSNPIAGGVTIGSGVGPTKINHVVGVAKAYTSRVGDGPFPTELHDEIGNQIREVGREYGTTTGRPRRVGWFDSVVVRHARRVSGITDLSLNSIDVLTGIEKVKICTSYRYKDTVIEEFPANLNILAECEPIYEELPGWTEDITSCKTLDELPANARHYLERVSQLTGIPLSVFSVGPDRSQTNIVHSVWR, encoded by the coding sequence ATGTCATCAGTAGTTGTAGTCGGAACTCAATGGGGCGATGAAGGAAAAGGAAAGATTACAGACTTTCTTTCTGAAAATGCAGAAGTTATTGCACGTTACCAAGGTGGAAATAATGCAGGTCACACGATTCGTTTTCATGGCGAAACATATAAATTACACTTAATTCCTTCTGGGATTTTTTATAAAGAAAAGATCAGTGTTATTGGAAATGGTATGGTAGTTGACCCGAAGGCACTCGTTCAAGAATTAAAAGGATTGCATGATAGAGGAGTCTCTACAGATAATCTACGAATTAGTAATCGTGCCCATGTGATTCTTCCGTATCATTTGAAAATTGATGAGATGGATGAGGAACGTAAAGGTGCCAATAAAATAGGTACAACGAAAAAGGGAATTGGACCAGCATATATGGACAAAGCTGCACGTGTTGGTATCCGTATGGCTGATCTTCTTGACCGAGAAATATTTGAAGAAAAATTGGCTCGTAATTTAGAGGAAAAAAATCGTTTGTTAGAACGTTTCTACGAAACGACTGGATTCTCATTAGAAGAAATATTGGATGAATATTATGAGTACGGACAACAAATTAAACAATATGTTTGTGATACATCTGTTGTTTTAAATGATGCTTTAGATGAAGGACGCCGTGTTCTTTTTGAAGGTGCGCAAGGAGTTATGCTGGATATTGACCAAGGTACATATCCATTTGTAACATCATCCAATCCGATTGCTGGTGGAGTAACAATTGGTTCCGGTGTTGGTCCTACGAAAATTAATCATGTGGTTGGTGTAGCAAAAGCATATACATCTCGTGTAGGAGATGGTCCATTCCCTACAGAATTACATGATGAAATAGGTAATCAAATCCGCGAGGTTGGCCGTGAATATGGTACAACTACGGGACGCCCAAGACGTGTTGGCTGGTTCGACAGTGTTGTTGTTCGCCATGCACGCCGTGTTAGTGGTATTACCGATCTTTCCCTTAATTCTATTGATGTATTAACAGGAATTGAGAAAGTTAAAATTTGTACATCCTATCGATATAAAGATACAGTTATTGAAGAGTTTCCAGCAAATCTCAATATTCTTGCTGAATGTGAACCAATCTATGAAGAGTTACCTGGTTGGACGGAAGATATCACAAGCTGCAAAACGTTAGATGAGTTACCAGCAAATGCTCGTCACTATTTAGAACGCGTTTCACAGTTAACAGGGATTCCATTGTCTGTCTTCTCTGTTGGACCAGACCGTTCACAAACTAATATTGTTCATAGTGTTTGGAGATAA
- the dnaB gene encoding replicative DNA helicase has protein sequence MSDLFADRMPPQNIEAEQAVIGAIFLEPASLILASEALIPEDFYRSAHQKIFNVFLKLNDEGKAVDLVTVSEELAAAKQLEDVGGISYLSELAASVPTAANIEYYARIVEEKSLLRRLIRTATTIAQEGYSREDEVDALLNEAEKNIMEVAQRKNAGAFHNIKDVLVRTYDNIELLHNRVGDITGIPTGFAELDRMTAGFQRNDLIIVAARPSVGKTAFALNIAQNVGTKAGENVAIFSLEMGAEQLVMRMLCAEGNINAQNLRTGSLTDEDWRKLTMAMGSLSNSGIFIDDTPGIRISEIRSKCRRLKQEHGLGMILIDYLQLIQGNGRSGENRQQEVSEISRSLKALARELEVPVIALSQLSRGVEQRQDKRPMMSDIRESGSIEQDADIVAFLYRDDYYDKESENKNIIEIIIAKQRNGPVGTVSLAFVKEYNKFVNLERRFDDAQVPAGA, from the coding sequence ATGAGTGATTTATTTGCGGATCGTATGCCGCCTCAAAATATAGAAGCAGAGCAAGCAGTTATAGGGGCAATCTTTTTGGAACCAGCTTCATTGATTTTGGCCTCTGAAGCATTGATTCCGGAAGATTTTTATCGTAGTGCCCATCAAAAGATTTTTAACGTTTTTCTAAAGCTAAATGATGAAGGTAAAGCGGTTGATTTGGTAACCGTTTCTGAAGAACTAGCTGCTGCTAAACAATTAGAAGATGTTGGTGGAATATCTTATTTAAGTGAATTAGCGGCATCTGTTCCAACAGCTGCAAATATTGAATATTATGCGAGAATTGTAGAAGAGAAATCTCTTCTGCGCCGATTAATCCGGACGGCAACAACGATTGCACAGGAAGGTTATTCTCGGGAAGATGAAGTCGATGCCTTATTAAATGAGGCAGAAAAAAACATTATGGAAGTTGCTCAGAGAAAAAATGCAGGTGCCTTTCATAATATTAAAGATGTGCTCGTAAGAACCTATGATAATATCGAATTATTGCATAACCGAGTAGGTGATATTACCGGGATTCCTACCGGATTTGCTGAACTAGACCGGATGACAGCAGGTTTCCAACGAAATGATTTAATCATTGTTGCCGCGCGTCCTTCAGTAGGTAAAACAGCTTTTGCTTTGAATATTGCACAAAACGTCGGAACAAAGGCCGGCGAAAATGTAGCGATTTTTAGTCTTGAAATGGGAGCGGAACAATTAGTCATGCGTATGCTTTGCGCAGAAGGGAATATTAATGCGCAAAACTTGCGGACGGGATCATTAACGGATGAAGATTGGCGAAAATTAACGATGGCAATGGGGAGCCTTTCAAATTCCGGGATATTTATAGATGACACTCCGGGTATACGAATAAGTGAAATTCGCTCCAAATGTCGAAGATTGAAACAGGAACATGGTCTTGGAATGATCTTAATTGATTATTTACAGTTAATCCAAGGAAATGGACGTTCAGGCGAAAACCGACAACAGGAAGTTTCGGAAATTTCACGATCGTTAAAAGCTCTTGCGCGTGAATTAGAGGTACCAGTTATCGCCCTATCACAGCTTTCTCGTGGTGTTGAACAACGTCAAGACAAGCGACCAATGATGTCTGATATTCGTGAATCAGGAAGTATTGAGCAAGATGCAGATATCGTTGCTTTCCTTTATCGGGATGATTATTATGATAAGGAAAGTGAGAACAAAAATATTATCGAAATTATCATTGCTAAACAGCGTAATGGCCCTGTTGGAACGGTATCATTAGCTTTTGTAAAAGAATATAATAAATTTGTTAATTTAGAACGTCGTTTTGATGATGCTCAAGTTCCTGCGGGTGCTTAA
- the rplI gene encoding 50S ribosomal protein L9: MKVIFLKDVKGKGKKGETKNVADGYAHNFLLKQGLAVEATAGNLKGLDAQKKKEQQLAAEELEEAKKLKEKLEQITVELKAKSGTGGRLFGSITSKQISEELKKAHDIKIDKRKIEMEDAIRTLGVTKVPVKLHSEVTATLNVHVKEEN, encoded by the coding sequence ATGAAAGTAATTTTTTTAAAGGATGTTAAAGGAAAAGGGAAAAAAGGAGAAACAAAAAATGTAGCAGATGGATATGCTCATAACTTTTTACTTAAGCAAGGATTGGCTGTAGAAGCAACCGCAGGAAACTTAAAGGGCCTTGATGCGCAAAAGAAAAAGGAACAGCAATTGGCAGCTGAAGAGCTAGAAGAAGCGAAAAAGTTGAAAGAAAAATTAGAACAAATTACTGTCGAATTGAAGGCTAAATCTGGTACGGGTGGCCGTCTTTTCGGATCGATTACGAGCAAACAAATATCAGAGGAATTAAAAAAGGCACATGATATTAAAATTGATAAACGGAAAATTGAAATGGAAGATGCCATTCGTACTTTAGGTGTCACTAAGGTCCCTGTTAAACTTCATTCCGAAGTAACAGCAACATTAAATGTACATGTAAAAGAAGAAAACTAA
- the yycF gene encoding response regulator YycF, giving the protein MDKKILVVDDEKPIADILQFNLKKEGYTVYCAYDGEEAIRMVEEINPDLLILDIMLPKRDGIEVCREVRKKYEMPIVMLTAKDSEIDKIIGLELGADDYVTKPFSTRELIARVKANLRRHQQVASVAEEEEKSNEITIGSLVIHPDAYIVSKRGETIELTHREFELLYYLAQHIGQVMTREHLLQTVWGYDYYGDVRTVDVTVRRLREKVEDNPSHPAWIVTRRGVGYYLRNPEQE; this is encoded by the coding sequence ATGGATAAAAAAATATTGGTCGTTGATGATGAGAAACCAATTGCTGATATCCTTCAATTTAATTTAAAGAAAGAAGGATACACCGTTTACTGTGCATATGACGGTGAGGAAGCGATTAGAATGGTTGAGGAAATCAACCCTGATTTATTAATATTGGACATTATGCTGCCAAAGCGTGATGGAATAGAAGTATGTAGAGAAGTAAGAAAAAAATATGAGATGCCGATTGTCATGCTTACAGCAAAGGACTCAGAAATTGATAAAATAATCGGTCTAGAGCTCGGGGCAGACGATTATGTAACGAAGCCTTTTAGTACAAGAGAATTAATTGCACGTGTGAAAGCTAATTTGCGACGTCACCAACAAGTAGCATCCGTAGCTGAAGAAGAAGAAAAGAGCAATGAAATTACTATTGGCTCATTAGTTATTCACCCAGATGCATACATCGTTTCTAAGCGTGGAGAAACGATAGAGTTAACACATCGGGAGTTCGAGTTACTATATTATTTAGCTCAACACATCGGTCAAGTGATGACGAGAGAACATTTGCTGCAAACGGTTTGGGGATATGACTATTACGGTGATGTACGAACTGTTGATGTTACCGTAAGGCGTTTACGAGAAAAAGTAGAGGATAATCCAAGCCATCCTGCATGGATCGTTACACGCCGTGGAGTAGGCTATTATTTGCGTAATCCTGAGCAGGAGTAA
- a CDS encoding DHH family phosphoesterase, with protein MPSYYKNRMVRYPLYGLLAVSLALLALIAFYHWWITVIGLLLIGILFYLAFFLEQRSNKATLEYISTLSHRIKKVGEEALLEMPIGIMLINDDYFIEWTNQFMVSSFNEDTLVGESLYDVAEDLVPLIKQEVDSELITINGRKFRVTLKHKERLLYFLDVTEMAEVVKLYNEERTVIAIIFLDNYDEVTQGMDDQTRSSLNSLVTSILNKWATEYGIFLKRVSSERFVGVFNEKILNELEKNKFSILDEVRETTTKQNIPLTLSIGIGADGHSLPDLGTLSQSSLDIALGRGGDQVAIKQMNGKVKFYGGKTNPMEKRTRVRARVISHALKELMLESDKVFVMGHKFPDMDAVGAAIGVRKVAEMNQIEGYIIINFSEIDTGVKRLIDEVKQYPDLYSRFISPEDAMEMATEESLLVIVDTHKPSFVIEEKLIKRMENVVVIDHHRRGEDFIKNPLLVYMEPYASSTAELVTELLEYQPKKEKINMLEATALLAGIIVDTKSFTLRTGSRTFDAASYLRAQGADTVLVQKFLKEDLETYIKRSKLIESVKFIHDGIAVGTGTDDEVYNSVLIAQAADTLLTMDGVQASFVISKRSEEEIGISARSLGKVNVQVIMESLGGGGHLSNAATQLQDMTIAEAEKQLMKAIDDYLEGSQQS; from the coding sequence ATGCCTTCATATTATAAAAATCGAATGGTACGTTATCCACTATATGGACTACTAGCGGTTTCTTTAGCCCTTTTAGCACTCATTGCTTTTTACCATTGGTGGATTACGGTTATTGGGCTTCTACTGATAGGAATTTTGTTTTATCTAGCCTTTTTTCTTGAACAAAGGTCAAATAAGGCAACCCTTGAGTATATTTCCACTTTATCGCACCGAATAAAAAAGGTTGGTGAAGAGGCATTATTAGAAATGCCAATTGGAATTATGCTGATCAATGATGATTACTTTATCGAGTGGACAAATCAGTTCATGGTCTCCAGCTTTAATGAAGATACGCTTGTCGGGGAATCACTATATGATGTTGCAGAAGATCTAGTACCATTAATTAAGCAAGAAGTTGATTCTGAGCTAATTACAATAAATGGGCGAAAATTCCGCGTTACACTGAAACACAAAGAACGATTACTTTACTTCTTAGATGTCACAGAAATGGCCGAAGTTGTAAAGTTGTATAATGAGGAAAGAACAGTCATTGCCATCATCTTTTTAGATAATTATGATGAAGTAACACAAGGAATGGATGATCAAACACGAAGTAGTCTTAATAGTTTAGTGACGTCAATTCTAAATAAATGGGCAACAGAGTACGGGATTTTTCTAAAAAGGGTATCCTCTGAACGCTTTGTCGGAGTGTTCAATGAAAAAATTCTTAATGAGTTAGAGAAGAATAAATTCTCCATTTTAGATGAAGTCCGTGAAACAACTACAAAGCAGAATATTCCACTAACATTAAGTATAGGCATCGGTGCTGATGGACATTCGTTGCCCGATTTAGGTACTCTATCCCAATCAAGTTTGGACATAGCCCTCGGTAGAGGTGGAGACCAAGTAGCCATAAAGCAAATGAATGGAAAAGTGAAATTTTATGGCGGGAAGACAAACCCGATGGAAAAGCGTACAAGAGTACGTGCACGAGTGATTTCCCATGCATTAAAGGAATTGATGCTTGAGAGCGATAAAGTTTTTGTAATGGGTCATAAGTTTCCTGATATGGACGCAGTTGGAGCAGCTATTGGTGTCCGTAAAGTAGCCGAAATGAATCAGATCGAAGGATATATTATTATCAACTTTTCAGAGATTGATACAGGTGTTAAACGTCTTATTGACGAAGTAAAGCAATATCCAGATTTATATTCCCGCTTTATTTCGCCGGAGGACGCGATGGAAATGGCGACAGAAGAGTCCTTGTTAGTCATTGTGGACACACATAAGCCATCCTTTGTCATTGAAGAAAAACTCATTAAAAGGATGGAAAATGTAGTTGTTATCGACCATCATCGACGCGGTGAGGATTTTATAAAAAATCCACTTCTAGTGTATATGGAACCATATGCTTCCTCCACTGCCGAACTTGTCACAGAGTTATTAGAATACCAACCGAAAAAGGAAAAAATTAATATGCTTGAAGCAACAGCTCTTTTAGCGGGAATAATTGTCGATACAAAAAGTTTCACGTTAAGAACGGGGTCACGAACATTTGATGCGGCTTCATATTTACGCGCCCAGGGTGCGGATACTGTTTTGGTACAGAAGTTCTTAAAAGAAGACCTGGAAACATATATAAAACGATCAAAATTAATCGAGAGTGTTAAATTTATCCATGACGGTATCGCTGTTGGCACAGGTACTGATGATGAAGTGTATAATTCCGTATTAATTGCACAAGCGGCAGACACGTTACTTACAATGGATGGAGTACAGGCATCTTTTGTTATTTCTAAAAGGTCAGAAGAAGAGATAGGGATAAGTGCACGTTCATTAGGAAAAGTGAATGTTCAAGTGATTATGGAGAGTCTAGGAGGCGGCGGTCATTTATCAAATGCAGCCACGCAACTTCAAGATATGACAATTGCAGAAGCTGAAAAGCAACTAATGAAAGCAATAGATGATTATTTAGAAGGGAGTCAACAATCATGA
- the walK gene encoding cell wall metabolism sensor histidine kinase WalK, whose protein sequence is MKKVGFFQSIHLKFVLIFLLLTLVSMEIIGVYFVDKLEKKLQENFTSSIKGRVTSLEYFIREAMKTGETNEDSIDKIQNILKDNARGEIAEIRLIDSSGTILSTSDTGSQGIVGQKIADINVRRAITSGNRWSKRFVDESGSRIWILVDPINLSSNEEGYIYIVGKIETVYKEINEINGIFTKGTAIAMVITAILGIVLAQTITRPISDMRRQALAMAKGNFSRKVKVYGNDEIGQLAYSFNHMTKKLQESQATTEGERRKLSSILSHMTDGVIATDRRGKIILINEPAADMLDVSRETVLSQELVSLLKIEDLHHFEDLLNEQDSVILDYSKKDEPYILRASFSVIQSETGFVSGLITVLHDITEQEKIDMERREFVSNVSHELRTPLTTMRSYLEALADGAWEDKEIAPRFLTVTQNETERMIRLVNDLLKLSKMDSRDYQLNKEWVNIIEYFHHVIDRFEMAKEQNVTFKRKLPNADLFVEVDLDKLTQVLDNIISNALKYSPEGGKITFRARELDELIELSISDQGMGIPKDNLKKIFERFYRVDKARTRKMGGSGLGLAIAKEMVEAHGGEIWARSEEGKGTTIYLTLPYDRSQEDDWL, encoded by the coding sequence ATGAAGAAGGTTGGTTTTTTCCAGTCAATCCATTTAAAGTTTGTCTTAATTTTCCTTTTATTAACATTAGTATCAATGGAAATTATTGGGGTTTACTTTGTTGATAAATTAGAAAAAAAACTACAAGAAAACTTTACGAGCTCTATTAAAGGAAGAGTGACTAGTTTAGAATACTTCATTCGTGAGGCGATGAAAACCGGAGAAACGAATGAAGACAGTATAGATAAAATACAAAATATATTAAAAGACAATGCACGTGGAGAAATTGCTGAAATTCGTTTAATTGATAGCAGTGGAACTATACTTAGTACGTCTGATACCGGAAGTCAAGGAATTGTCGGTCAAAAAATTGCAGATATCAATGTGAGAAGGGCGATTACATCCGGAAATAGATGGAGTAAGCGTTTTGTTGATGAGTCCGGAAGCAGGATATGGATTTTAGTAGATCCAATCAATTTAAGCAGCAATGAAGAGGGCTACATCTATATCGTCGGTAAAATTGAAACAGTATATAAAGAAATTAATGAAATTAATGGAATTTTTACCAAAGGTACAGCGATCGCTATGGTTATTACAGCAATCCTTGGGATTGTACTAGCTCAAACAATCACCAGACCGATTTCCGATATGCGCAGACAGGCATTGGCAATGGCGAAAGGAAACTTTTCTCGAAAAGTGAAAGTGTACGGAAACGATGAGATCGGACAGTTAGCGTATAGCTTTAATCATATGACGAAAAAGCTACAAGAATCACAGGCAACAACCGAGGGAGAGCGAAGAAAACTTTCTTCTATTCTATCCCATATGACGGACGGTGTAATTGCGACTGATCGAAGAGGGAAAATTATTTTAATTAATGAGCCGGCAGCAGATATGCTGGATGTTTCACGTGAAACAGTTCTTTCGCAAGAGCTTGTTTCCTTACTAAAGATTGAGGACCTACATCATTTTGAGGATTTACTAAATGAGCAGGACTCGGTTATTTTGGATTATAGTAAAAAGGATGAGCCGTATATTTTACGTGCTAGTTTTTCCGTTATTCAGAGTGAAACAGGATTTGTTAGTGGGTTAATTACTGTGTTGCATGATATTACTGAGCAAGAAAAAATAGATATGGAACGAAGAGAGTTTGTATCAAATGTTTCCCATGAATTAAGAACGCCACTTACAACGATGCGAAGCTATTTAGAAGCATTGGCTGATGGAGCATGGGAAGATAAAGAGATTGCTCCGAGATTTTTAACAGTTACTCAAAATGAGACGGAAAGAATGATTCGCTTAGTCAATGACTTATTGAAGCTATCAAAAATGGATAGCAGAGATTATCAATTAAATAAAGAATGGGTTAATATCATTGAATATTTCCATCATGTCATTGATCGTTTCGAAATGGCAAAGGAACAAAACGTTACATTTAAGCGAAAACTACCTAACGCGGATTTATTTGTAGAGGTTGATTTAGATAAATTAACTCAAGTGCTTGATAATATTATTTCAAACGCGTTGAAATATTCTCCAGAGGGTGGAAAAATAACGTTTAGAGCACGAGAACTTGATGAATTGATTGAACTAAGTATTTCCGATCAAGGAATGGGGATACCAAAAGACAACCTGAAAAAGATTTTTGAACGCTTCTACCGTGTGGATAAAGCGAGGACTAGAAAAATGGGCGGTTCAGGACTTGGACTAGCTATAGCCAAGGAAATGGTTGAGGCACATGGCGGGGAGATATGGGCTAGAAGTGAAGAAGGAAAAGGGACAACGATCTATTTAACACTTCCATATGATCGTTCTCAAGAGGATGATTGGTTATGA